One genomic segment of Erysipelotrichaceae bacterium 66202529 includes these proteins:
- a CDS encoding TSUP family transporter: MLYTFLICFIAGIGAGLGTGFAGMSAAAVISPMLITFLGMEPYMAVGIALASDVLASAVSAYTYGKHNNLDIRNGIVMMIFVLLFTLVGSYVSALVPGTAMGGFSTFMTLLLGIKFIVRPVMTTKSSMEQTNPRKRLLQSMICGAMVGFICGFIGAGGGMMMLLILTSVLGYELKTAVGTSVFIMAFTAFTGAASHFTIGGMPDMTALILCIASTLLWARIAARFANKASAKTLNRATGVVLTVLGIAILAVNYL; encoded by the coding sequence ATGCTATACACCTTTCTGATTTGCTTTATTGCCGGTATCGGGGCAGGGCTGGGAACCGGCTTTGCAGGAATGAGCGCAGCAGCCGTCATTTCACCGATGCTTATAACATTTCTGGGTATGGAGCCGTACATGGCCGTCGGTATCGCATTGGCAAGTGATGTACTCGCCAGCGCCGTATCCGCTTATACCTATGGAAAGCACAATAATCTTGATATTCGTAACGGCATTGTCATGATGATTTTTGTTCTTCTCTTTACGCTCGTGGGAAGCTATGTATCTGCGTTGGTACCAGGTACTGCCATGGGTGGCTTTTCCACCTTTATGACTTTATTACTTGGAATCAAGTTTATTGTACGTCCAGTAATGACAACAAAAAGCAGTATGGAACAAACGAATCCCAGAAAAAGACTTCTGCAGTCCATGATTTGCGGTGCGATGGTTGGCTTTATCTGCGGCTTTATCGGAGCAGGAGGCGGAATGATGATGCTGTTGATTCTGACCAGTGTTCTCGGTTATGAGTTAAAAACAGCAGTAGGAACCAGTGTATTCATTATGGCTTTTACAGCATTTACCGGAGCTGCCAGTCATTTCACGATTGGCGGTATGCCTGACATGACAGCATTGATTTTATGTATTGCTTCCACTCTGTTATGGGCGCGTATTGCGGCCAGATTTGCCAATAAGGCAAGTGCCAAGACGCTGAACCGGGCAACCGGTGTAGTACTAACTGTACTTGGTATCGCCATTCTTGCTGTAAATTATTTATAA